One part of the Mycosarcoma maydis chromosome 18, whole genome shotgun sequence genome encodes these proteins:
- a CDS encoding Rab GTPase-binding exocyst subunit SEC15 (related to secretory pathway protein (exocyst complex protein Sec15)) produces MVVRPRRPLVSLEAQLQQLTLFTDLDADSENLEQLGPIIKSLDEARQQDAFLRHLKTFVRSKDREIEAVCDDNHSEFVAAVDKLLKVRSGTVTLKHRIGELNEDLQAGGSSLANKKRQLLETQRTASNVNDAISAVEVCLRVLDMANRVDALISEKKYFAALRSMAELETKLRGLLGHEFTKHMMEGLPQMKEQVKSAVTREMKEWLFQVREKSQTVGQMALEAMELRQKRWRVKSQRDPLLRLAKVNSAIELVVNERTESNFVDNDKVSVDFRPLYQCIHIYDALDAREELQTSYQEDRRAQANLLLNQGLTFDTAGTVPALLEEMVGFFLVEHHVIQTTPVGFREESEVDDLWDTMCSRVVEIVSLALRDCKDTKIYVSAKASIQTFIQTLEGYSFPVAKLNALLLTLFERYAQLLRDRFSRDFQQAMHDTQHEPMVVSNAEELQKVLSVCWLKPGDDAMLRSSGFPLSLPFSQTYPLCCMDMRNLVDQYYIFSDGFQNHREIDEILKKSLDELLITQVSTAIRKSLDNTRASINLSQIAQIVVNAEHFNLACLELEKLLTALRAPHGRGGKMSLDASHHFTATLRIAEDKINQAFAAKLDQFLGLAEYDFAPTPETARVRSMGRATHSAWLQDTVDWLRTMMESVLVLLPPGVKSIVYTAAYRHLSGSLLDRHLLSAETTQVNVQGCELLLVDLNFLSSAATQDGVDASIFDPVTQTLQLVVLDKVSEYTMLVQGGKVAIEAGARWARVDPKKLLMLLDKFIKTAGPRRTGGTQAQAETAELTKRQREKEMLARAIALTNTSIARP; encoded by the coding sequence ATGGTCGTCCGTCCGCGTCGGCCGCTCGTATCGCTCGAAGCACAACTTCAGCAGCTCACGCTGTTTACCGACCTCGACGCGGACTCGGAAAacctcgaacagctcggcCCCATCATCAAatcgctcgacgaagcgcgTCAACAAGATGCATTCCTTCGGCATCTCAAAACGTTTGTTCGCTCCAAAGATCGCGAGATCGAAGCGGTCTGCGACGACAACCACTCCGAGTTTGTCGCTGCGgtcgacaagctgctcaaggtTCGCTCTGGTACAGTCACTTTGAAGCATCGAATCGGCGAGTTGAACGAAGATCTGCAGGCAGGCGGAAGCTCGTTGGCCAACAAGAAACGACAGCTGCTCGAAACGCAGAGAACAGCATCCAACGTCAATGACGCGATCTCTGCTGTCGAAGTGTGCTTGAGAGTGCTGGATATGGCGAATCGAGTCGACGCATTGATCAGCGAGAAAAAGTACTTTGCTGCATTGCGAAGCatggccgagctcgaaacCAAATTGCGCGGGCTGCTCGGACACGAGTTTACAAAGCACATGATGGAGGGCCTCCCGCAGATGAAAGAGCAGGTCAAGAGTGCCGTGACGAGAGAGATGAAGGAATGGCTGTTCCAGGTGCGCGAAAAGTCACAAACCGTCGGTCAAATGGCGCTGGAAGCTATGGAACTAAGACAGAAGCGCTGGAGAGTCAAGTCGCAGCGTGATCCGCTCTTGCGTCTGGCCAAGGTCAACAGTGCGATCGAACTGGTGGTCAACGAGAGGACAGAGAGCAACTTTGTCGATAACGACAAAGTCAGCGTGGATTTCCGTCCGTTGTATCAGTGCATCCATATCTACGACGCGTTGGATGCCAGGGAAGAACTGCAGACCAGCTACCAGGAGGATCGACGTGCGCAGGCCAacctgctgctcaaccaAGGCTTGACGTTTGATACTGCCGGAACGGTTCCTGCGCTGTTGGAAGAGATGGTTGGCTTTTTCCTAGTCGAGCACCACGTGATCCAAACCACACCAGTGGGGTTCAGAGAAGAGTCTGAGGTGGATGATCTTTGGGATACCATGTGCAGCCGTGTGGTCGAgatcgtctcgctcgcatTGCGCGATTGCAAAGATACAAAGATCTATGTTTCCGCCAAAGCGTCGATACAGACGTTCATCCAGACGCTCGAAGGCTATTCGTTCCCCGTTGCCAAACTCAATGCTTTGCTTTTGACGCTGTTCGAGCGGTATGCACAGCTGCTACGCGATAGGTTCAGCCGGGATTTCCAACAAGCGATGCACGACACTCAACACGAACCGATGGTCGTATCCAACGCCGAAGAATTGCAAAAGGTGCTCTCCGTGTGCTGGCTAAAACCTGGCGATGACGCCATGCTGCGCTCTTCCGGCTTTCCGCTGTCGTTGCCGTTTTCACAGACCTATCCGCTGTGCTGTATGGACATGCgcaacctcgtcgatcaGTACTACATCTTCAGCGATGGATTTCAGAACCACcgcgagatcgacgagatcctGAAAAAGTCGTTGGACGAATTGCTCATCACGCAGGTCAGTACGGCGATTCGCAAGAGTCTGGACAACACGAGGGCGAGTATCAACCTGTCGCAAATTGCGCAGATCGTCGTCAATGCCGAGCACTTTAATCTGGCGTGTCTGGAGTTGGAGAAGCTGCTGACTGCGTTGCGAGCACCGCATGGGCGCGGAGGCAAGATGTCGTTAGATGCGAGCCACCATTTTACAGCGACATTGAGAATCGCCGAAGATAAGATCAACCAGGCGTTCGCTGCCAAGTTGGACCAGTTCCTCGGTTTGGCAGAGTACGATTTTGCTCCCACTCCCGAAACGGCGCGTGTGCGGAGCATGGGCAGAGCGACGCATTCGGCGTGGTTGCAAGATACGGTTGACTGGTTGAGGACTATGATGGAATCAGTTCTCGTCCTGCTGCCCCCTGGTGTCAAGTCGATCGTCTACACTGCAGCTTACCGCCACCTGTCCGGTAGCCTGTTGGATCGACATCTGTTGTCCGCCGAAACGACGCAAGTTAACGTTCAAGGttgcgagctgctgctcgtcgacctcaATTTCCTCTCCAGCGCCGCAACGCAGGACGGTGTAGATGCCAGCATCTTTGACCCTGTCACACAAAcgttgcagctcgtcgtcctggACAAAGTGTCCGAATACACCATGTTGGTCCAAGGCGGAAAGGTAGCCATCGAAGCAGGCGCAAGATGGGCGCGCGTCGATCCGAAAAAGCTCTTGATGCTCTTAGACAAATTCATCAAAACCGCAGGCCCAAGGAGGACTGGTGGTACCCAGGCGCAAGCCGAAACCGCCGAGCTCACAAAAAGGCAGAGGGAAAAAGAAATGCTTGCTAGAGCCATCGCGTTGACGAACACAAGCATCGCGCGGCCCTAG